The following coding sequences lie in one Canis lupus familiaris isolate Mischka breed German Shepherd chromosome 34, alternate assembly UU_Cfam_GSD_1.0, whole genome shotgun sequence genomic window:
- the IRX2 gene encoding iroquois-class homeodomain protein IRX-2, giving the protein MSYPQGYLYQAPGSLALYSCPAYGASALAAPRSEELARSASGSAFSPYPGSAAFTAQAATGFGSPLQYSADAAAAAGFPSYMGAPYDAHTTGMTGAISYHPYGSAAYPYQLNDPAYRKNATRDATATLKAWLNEHRKNPYPTKGEKIMLAIITKMTLTQVSTWFANARRRLKKENKMTWAPRNKSEDEDEDEGDAARSKGESPDKAQEGTETSAEDEGISLHVDSLTDHSCSAESDGEKLPCRPGDPLCESGSECKDKYDDLEDDEDDDEEGERDLAPPKPVTSSPLTGVEAPLLSPPPEAAPRGGGGGKMPLGSRTSPGAPQPASKPKLWSLAEIATSDLKQPSLGPGCAPPGLPAAATPASSGAPPGGSPYPASPLLGRHLYYTSPFYGNYTNYGNLNAALQGQGLLRYNSAAAAPGEALHSAPKAASDAGKAGAHPLEPHYRPPGGGYEPKKDASEGCTVVGGGVQPYL; this is encoded by the exons ATGTCCTACCCGCAGGGCTACCTGTACCAGGCGCCCGGCTCGCTGGCGCTCTACTCGTGCCCGGCGTACGGCGCCTCGGCGCTGGCGGCGCCGCGCAGCGAGGAGCTGGCTCGCTCGGCGTCGGGCTCGGCGTTCAGCCCGTACCCGGGCTCCGCGGCCTTCACGGCACAGGCGGCCACCGGCTTCGGCAGCCCGCTGCAGTACTCGGccgacgccgccgccgccgccggcttCCCGTCCTACATG GGCGCGCCCTACGACGCCCATACGACCGGGATGACGGGCGCCATCAGCTACCACCCGTACGGCAGCGCGGCCTACCCGTACCAGCTCAACGACCCCGCGTACCGCAAGAACGCCACGCGGGACGCCACGGCCACGCTCAAGGCCTGGCTCAACGAGCACCGCAAGAACCCCTACCCCACCAAGGGCGAGAAGATCATGCTGGCCATCATCACCAAGATGACCCTCACGCAGGTGTCCACCTGGTTCGCCAACGCGCGCCGGCGCCTCAAGAAGGAGAACAAGATGACATGGGCGCCCAGGAACAAAagcgaggacgaggacgaggacgagggcGACGCCGCcaggagcaagggagagagcCCGGACAAGGCGCAGGAGGGCACCGAGACGTCAGCGGAGGACGAAG GGATCAGCCTGCACGTCGACTCGCTCACGGATCACTCGTGCTCCGCCGAGTCGGACGGGGAGAAGCTGCCGTGTCGGCCCGGGGACCCCCTGTGCGAGTCGGGCTCCGAGTGCAAGGACAAATACGACGACCTGGAGGACGACGAGGACGACGACGAGGAGGGCGAGCGGGACCTGGCGCCGCCCAAGCCCGTGACCTCGTCGCCGCTCACCGGCGTGGAGGCGCCGCTGCTGAGCCCCCCGCCCGAGGCCgcgccccgcggcggcggcggcggcaagATGCCCCTGGGCAGCCGGACGTCGCCGGGCGCGCCGCAGCCCGCCAGCAAGCCCAAGCTGTGGTCTCTGGCCGAGATCGCCACGTCGGACCTCAAGCAGCCGAGCCTGGGCCCGGGCTGCGCACCGCCGGGGCTGCCCGCGGCCGCCACGCCCGCCTCCTCCGGGGCGCCGCCGGGCGGCTCGCCCTACCCCGCGTCGCCGCTGCTCGGCCGCCACCTGTACTACACATCGCCCTTCTACGGCAACTATACAAACTACGGGAACTTGAACGCGGCGCTGCAGGGCCAGGGGCTTCTGCGCTACAACTCGGCGGCCGCGGCCCCCGGAGAGGCGCTGCACTCCGCGCCCAAGGCGGCCAGCGACGCGGGCAAGGCGGGCGCGCACCCGCTGGAGCCGCACTACCGGCCTCCGGGCGGCGGCTACGAGCCCAAGAAAG ATGCCAGTGAGGGCTGCACCGTGGTTGGTGGGGGCGTCCAGCCCTACCTATAG